A window from Podospora bellae-mahoneyi strain CBS 112042 chromosome 1 map unlocalized CBS112042p_1, whole genome shotgun sequence encodes these proteins:
- a CDS encoding uncharacterized protein (COG:P; EggNog:ENOG503NW8C) has protein sequence MLASAGLLQTSLIWVAYAVAVALVLLVAIITTFTWQSPHERSVTVSIVAIVSLTSLLATVFLLPVDIALVSSTASAHLGAKKDWATPERIDGILLTLKVVYYTLYSFDALLCLIVIPFAYFWYEEYDEVEEEEGTSGAGARFWKAAKYTLGFVFLVLVLFLLGFFVPAAGSGNGKHLDLDYFKRLLAANKGEKALTFGVGLLITLGTFLYALYTGAGLALLPVSLIKSAPSISAPQLSATIATDLEHNRELQKQIEMRNAGRPDGMSQKDRRELDALLREERTLVRRERLAAETRGDGRSGVFRAWTKIQAVFRPLKLLGGILLLLLSILVWASMLITGIDKAANSICKEHCGYILGHINVFQPVNWIFVQSAKVFPVDYILMALLVLFFFGSSITGIATIGIRFLWVRVFQIKKGRTSPQALLIATVMLALIILAINYAIAMIVAPQYAIYGTQTFCVNAPRHPGEQPDCREHRDMVRPCSEVFSEPAAKDVCTPTVMSTFLNRVTINWPVFGAIDFWAQFAFLGVFMVVFVTSLFRTPRLNLSELDEEAEVDEEEGLLASTGRRFGATWGDITGRTKNRNGYGTGGGEGSNGRG, from the coding sequence ATGTTGGCATCAGCTGGCTTGCTCCAGACCAGTCTTATTTGGGTGGCCTACGCCGTCGCGGTCGCCTTGGTGCTCCTCGTCGCCATTATCACAACATTCACCTGGCAATCCCCACATGAGCGATCTGTTACCGTGAGCATCGTCGCGATTGTCAGTCTCACCTCGCTTCTAGCAACCGTCTTCCTCCTGCCCGTTGACATTGCCCTTGTCTCGTCCACAGCCTCAGCACACCTCGGTGCTAAAAAGGACTGGGCAACGCCCGAGAGAATCGATGGAATACTCTTGACCTTGAAGGTCGTTTACTACACCCTCTACAGCTTCGATGCGTTGCTATGTCTGATCGTCATCCCATTCGCCTATTTTTGGTACGAGGAATatgatgaggttgaagaggaggagggaaccAGTGGTGCTGGCGCCCGGTTCTGGAAGGCGGCGAAGTATACGCTTGGATTCGTGTTTTTGGTCTTGGTTCTGTTCCTCCTCGGTTTCTTCGTCCCTGCTGCGGGTAGTGGGAACGGCAAGCACCTTGATCTGGACTACTTCAAGCGTCTGCTCGCTGCCAACAAGGGAGAGAAGGCTTTGACATTCGGAGTCGGCCTACTCATCACGTTGGGCACGTTTCTCTACGCTCTCTATACCGGTGCTGGACTGGCTCTTCTTCCGGTCTCTCTTATCAAGTCTGCCCCGTCCATCTCCGCTCCTCAGCTTTCCGCGACGATCGCGACCGACTTGGAACATAACCGAGAGCTCCAGAAACAAATCGAAATGCGCAATGCTGGCCGTCCGGATGGCATGTCTCAGAAGGACAGGAGGGAGCTGGACGCCTTGCTACGTGAGGAGCGCACTCTCGTGAGAAGGGAAAGACTTGCGGCCGAAACCCGTGGTGACGGCCGAAGTGGTGTCTTCCGCGCCTGGACTAAGATTCAAGCTGTCTTCCGTCCTCTCAAGCTCCTGGGCGGTATCTTGCTACTGCTGCTCTCGATCTTGGTCTGGGCCTCCATGCTCATCACTGGCATCGACAAGGCGGCCAACTCTATCTGCAAAGAACACTGCGGCTACATCCTCGGTCACATCAACGTCTTCCAGCCGGTCAACTGGATCTTTGTCCAGTCTGCCAAGGTTTTCCCCGTTGACTACATCCTGATGGCtctgttggttttgtttttcttcGGCAGCTCAATCACTGGTATCGCCACCATTGGCATCAGGTTCTTGTGGGTGAGAGTCTTCCAAATCAAAAAGGGAAGAACATCACCCCAAGCACTACTCATCGCAACAGTGATGCTCGCGTTGATTATCCTGGCTATTAATTATGCTATTGCCATGATTGTCGCCCCTCAGTACGCCATCTACGGCACGCAAACCTTTTGCGTCAACGCACCTCGCCACCCAGGAGAACAACCCGACTGCCGTGAACACAGGGACATGGTCAGGCCTTGCTCAGAAGTCTTTTCCGAGCCAGCAGCGAAAGACGTATGCACGCCCACGGTGATGAGCACCTTCCTCAACAGAGTGACGATCAACTGGCCCGTGTTTGGGGCGATTGACTTCTGGGCGCAGTTTGCCTTTTTGGGCGTGTTtatggtggtgtttgtgacGAGTTTGTTCAGGACGCCGAGGTTGAACTTGAGCgagttggatgaggaggccgaggtggatgaggaggagggcctGTTGGCCAGcacggggaggaggtttggtgCTACTTGGGGGGATATCACTGGAAGGACGAAGAACAGGAATGGGTATGGGactgggggtggggaggggtcgaatgggaggggttga
- the CFT1 gene encoding mRNA cleavage and polyadenylation factor subunit (BUSCO:EOG092604KQ; COG:A; EggNog:ENOG503NX0H), whose protein sequence is MQCYTELTPPTAVTHSLTLQLIPGQGTNLVVAKSSLLQIFRTKIVSTEIDASQQGSGARTRNVGRYESRLANDDDGLEASFLGGDSLAFKTDRTNNTKLVLVSEISLSGTITGLAKIKSQNLRSGGDALLVAFKDARLSLVEWDAERHDLSTVSIHYYEQDELQGSPWAPPLSNFTNFLAADPGSRCAALKFGGMNLAILPFKQADEDIDMDDDWDEDLDGPRPVKQEAAVVNGGSTIKETPYSPSFVLRLSNLDPSLLHPVHLAFLHEYREPTFGILASTVNASNSLGRKDHLAYMVFTLDLQQRASTTILSVPGLPQDLFRVQPLPAPVGGALLVGANELIHVDQSGKPNGVAVNPLTKQCTSFGLSDQSDLNLRLEECTIDVLSAEELLVILSDGRMALVTFRIDGRTVSGLDVKLLPSETGGSLIPGRVSTLSRLGKSVMFAGSEEGDSLVFGWTKKQSQSGRKKSRLQDVGLDIDMADEEDLDEDEDEDDLYAEEPTPKQQAVAAASNIKEGDLTFRIHDRLLSIAPIQSMTYGQPVDAPGSEEEQNSAGVRSELQLVCGVGRNKSSAMAIMNLAIPPKVIGRFEFPEARGFWTVCAKKPVPKSLQGDKGPGAIGNDYGTSGQYDKFMIVAKVDLDGYEKSDVYALTAAGFESLTGTEFDPAAGFTIEAGTMGKDNRIIQVLKSEVRCYDGDLGLSQIVPMMDEETGAEPRATSASIADPYLLIIRNDQSVFIASIHDDNELEEVEKEDKTLATTKWLTGCLYTDTHGVFGEESGDKKAKLPESILMFLLSASGALYIYRLPDLCKPVYVAEGLSYIPTGLSADYAARKGTAKETVSEILVADLGDTTAKFPYLILRHANDDLTMYEPYRYQLGVGLEFPKTLFFQKIPNSVLAKTPAEETDDEEVTHQAKCLALRRCNNIGGYSTVFLPGPSPSFIIKSSKSMPKVMPLQGAAVTAISSFHTEGCEHGFIYADSHNIARVSQLPKDWSFAETGLAVKKIPIGEDIVAVAYHPPSQSYVVACNTPEPFELPRDDDYHKEWAREVLPFKPTLERGTLKLIGPITWTVVDTIVMEPCENVLCVETLNLEVSEATNERKLLIGVGTAITKGEDLPTRGAVYVYNVADVIPEPGKPETGKKLKLIAKEDIPRGAVTALSEIGTQGLMLVAQGPKCMVRGLKEDGTLLPVAFMDMNCYVTSAKELPGTGLCLMADAFKGVWFTGYTEEPYKMMLFGKSNTRLEVLNADFLPNGKDLSIVACDAEGHIHILQFDPEHPKSLQGHLLLHRTSFSTGAHHVTKSLLLPSTLSPDNKEDNEENGATSRPHILLLASPTGVLAALRPLSEAAYRRLSSLAAQLTNSLTHAAGLNPKGYRMPSATCPPAGVDAGIGRHIIDGTILARFSELGRAKRGEVAGRAGYTGPDEIRGELDGVLGWAGLDYF, encoded by the exons ATGCAGTGCTACACAGAGCTAACGCCGCCGACGGCTGtcacccactccctcacACTCCAACTAATTCCAGGCCAGGGCACGAACCTCGTGGTCGCAAAGTCGTCTCTTCTCCAGATATTCAGAACAAAGATCGTATCGACCGAGATTGATGCTTCTCAGCAGGGCAGCGGTGCTAGGACACGAAACGTGGGCCGATACGAAAGCCGGTTAGCGAATGACGACGATGGGCTTGAGGCATCGTTTCTGGGAGGGGACAGTCTTGCGTTCAAGACGGATcgcaccaacaacacaaagCTGGTGCTCGTTTCAGAGATTTCACTGTCGGGAACTATCACGGGGCTAGCAAAGATAAAGTCGCAAAACCTGAGGTCAGGCGGTGATGCACTGCTCGTGGCCTTCAAAGACGCGAGGCTCAGTCTGGTAGAGTGGGACGCCGAACGCCATGATCTGTCGACCGTGTCTATCCACTATTACGAACAAGACGAGCTGCAGGGAAGCCCATGGGCGCCACCTCTATCCAACTTCACCAATTTTCTCGCGGCAGACCCGGGGAGTAGATGCGCGGCGCTCAAGTTTGGCGGCATGAATTTGGCCATCCTGCCCTTCAAGCAGGCGGATGAGGACATTGATATGGATGATGACTGGGACGAGGATCTGGATGGCCCTCGACCTGTCAAGCAAGAAGCCGCCGTTGTAAATGGAGGTAGCACCATAAAAGAGACACCCTATTCACCATCATTTGTCCTCCGACTCTCCAATCTTGATCCAAGTCTCCTCCATCCTGTGCATCTGGCCTTCCTGCATGAGTACCGAGAGCCCACCTTTGGCATTCTCGCCTCGACTGTCAACGCCTCCAACTCCCTTGGCCGGAAAGATCACTTGGCATACATGGTCTTTACCCTAGATCTGCAGCAGCGGGCCTCGACAACCATCCTGTCAGTCCCTGGTCTCCCGCAGGATCTTTTCCGCGTTCAGCCTTTGCCAGCCCCCGTCGGCGGTGCTTTACTCGTGGGAGCAAATGAGCTGATCCACGTCGACCAGTCCGGCAAGCCGAACGGTGTAGCtgtcaaccccctcacaaaACAATGCACCTCCTTTGGCCTGTCTGACCAGTCCGACCTGAACCTTCGGCTCGAGGAATGTACCATCGACGTCTTGTCAGCCGAGGAGCTTCTTGTCATCCTGAGCGATGGCCGTATGGCGTTGGTTACCTTCAGGATAGACGGTCGTACAGTGTCTGGTCTTGACGTCAAGCTGCTCCCTTCAGAAACAGGCGGTTCTCTCATCCCAGGCCGCGTATCAACACTCTCAAGGTTAGGCAAGAGTGTCATGTTTGCCGGTAGCGAGGAGGGTGACTCTCTCGTTTTTGGCTGGACAAAGAAGCAGAGTCAATCAGGAAGAAAGAAGTCACGGCTCCAAGATGTAGGCCTGGACATCGATAtggcggatgaggaggatcttgacgaggacgaggacgaagatgaccTTTATGCCGAGGAACCAACACCCAAGCAACAGGCTGTCGCAGCTGCCAGCAATATCAAGGAAGGTGACCTCACTTTTCGAATCCACGACCGGCTGCTGAGTATTGCGCCCATCCAGTCCATGACGTACGGTCAACCCGTGGATGCACCcggcagcgaggaggagcagaacTCGGCCGGCGTTCGCAGTGAACTCCAATTGGTATGCGGCGTAGGAAGGAATAAGTCTTCCGCAATGGCGATCATGAATCTTGCCATCCCACCAAAGGTTATTGGACGCTTCGAGTTCCCTGAGGCGAGGGGATTCTGGACAGTGTGCGCAAAGAAGCCTGTGCCAAAGTCACTGCAAGGTGACAAGGGACCCGGCGCGATTGGAAATGACTACGGTACCTCGGGCCAGTATGACAAGTTCATGATTGTCGCTAAGGTCGACCTGGACGGCTACGAGAAATCTGATGTCTACGCCCTTACCGCGGCGGGCTTTGAAAGCCTCACTGGCACAGAATTTGACCCTGCTGCCGGCTTCACCATTGAAGCAGGCACTATGGGCAAAGACAACAGAATCATTCAGGTTCTCAAATCGGAAGTCCGCTGCTACGACGGAGATCTCGGCCTCAGTCAGATTGTGCCGATGATGGACGAAGAAACGGGAGCTGAGCCTAGAGCTACCAGTGCGAGCATTGCCGACCCGTACTTGCTCATCATCCGCAACGATCAGAGTGTTTTTATTGCTTCGATTCACGACGATAACGAGTTGGAAGAAGTAGAAAAGGAGGACAAGACGTTGGCGACCACAAAATGGTTGACTGGATGCCTGTACACAGACACCCATGGTGTGTTTGGGGAAGAGTCGGGTGACAAGAAGGCTAAGCTGCCTGAGAGTATTCTCATGTTTCTTCTTAGCGCCAGTGGTGCTCTTTAT ATATACCGCCTCCCTGATCTGTGCAAGCCAGTATATGTAGCCGAAGGGCTCTCATACATTCCCACCGGGCTCTCGGCTGACTATGCCGCGCGAAAAGGCACAGCCAAGGAGACCGTGTCTGAAATACTGGTGGCTGATTTGGGTGATACTACCGCCAAGTTCCCGTATCTCATT CTCCGTCACGCGAATGATGATTTGACGATGTATGAGCCTTACCGATATCAACTTGGCGTTGGACTGGAATTTCCAAAGACTTTGTTCTTCCAAAAGATCCCCAACTCGGTGCTGGCGAAAACCCCAGCAGAGGAAacggacgacgaggaggtcACCCACCAAGCGAAGTGCCTAGCGCTGCGGAGGTGCAATAACATCGGCGGGTATAGCACCGTCTTCCTCCCCGGGCCGTCCCCCAGTTTCATCATCAAATCATCCAAATCCATGCCCAAGGTAATGCCGCTACAAGGCGCAGCAGTCACAGCCATCAGCTCTTTTCACACTGAAGGATGCGAACACGGGTTCATATATGCCGATTCCCACAACATCGCAAGGGTATCGCAGCTCCCTAAGGACTGGAGTTTCGCCGAGACTGGGCTAGCGGTGAAGAAGATACCCATTGGTGAGGACATCGTCGCCGTGGCATACCACCCTCCATCGCAGAGCTATGTTGTAGCCTGCAATACTCCGGAGCCTTTTGAACTTCCAAGAGATGACGACTACCACAAGGAATGGGCCCGCGAAGTTCTGCCTTTCAAGCCGACACTGGAGAGGGGAACGCTGAAGCTCATCGGTCCCATTACATGGACTGTGGTTGACACCATCGTTATGGAACCCTGCGAGAATGTGCTTTGCGTGGAGACACTTAACCTGGAAGTTTCGGAAGCCACCAACGAGCGGAAACTTCTGATTGGTGTCGGTACCGCGATCACAAAGGGCGAGGATTTGCCTACCAGGGGGGCTGTTTATGTCTACAACGTGGCTGACGTTATCCCGGAGCCCGGGAAGCCAGAGACGGgcaagaagctgaagctcATTGCGAAAGAAGATATTCCTCGCGGTGCCGTCACGGCGCTCTCTGAGATTGGTACTCAAGGTCTCATGCTTGTTGCTCAGGGGCCGAAGTGCATGGTGCGTGGTCTCAAGGAAGATGGGACCTTGCTCCCGGTAGCATTCATGGACATGAACTGCTATGTCACCAGCGCAAAGGAGCTTCCTGGGACGGGGTTGTGCCTGATGGCTGATGCTTTCAAGGGGGTGTGGTTTACGGGGTACACCGAGGAGCCGTACaagatgatgttgtttgGCAAGAGTAATACCCGACTGGAGGTATTGAATGCTGATTTCTTGCCGAACGGGAAGGATTTGTCGATCGTGGCATGTGATGCGGAGGGACACATTCATATTCTTCAGTTTGATCCAGAGC ACCCGAAATCTCTCCAGGGCCATCTGTTACTGCATAGGACGAGTTTCAGCACAGGCGCCCACCACGTCACCAAGTCGCTTCTCTTGCCCTCGACACTGTCACCAGACAACAAGGAAGATAACGAGGAAAATGGAGCCACATCACGTCCACACATTCTGCTGCTTGCCTCTCCGACTGGCGTGTTAGCGGCTCTCCGTCCACTGTCAGAGGCGGCATACCGGAGACTGTCGTCTCTGGCTGCTCAGTTGACGAATTCTTTGACCCACGCGGCAGGGCTGAATCCAAAGGGGTACAGAATGCCGTCTGCTACTTGTCCTCCTGCTGGAGTAGATGCTGGTATAGGGAGACACATTATTGACGGCACTATCCTAGCTCGCTTCTCGGAGTTGGGAAGGGCAAAGAGGGGAGAGGTTGCTGGCAGGGCTGGGTATACTGGACCTGATGAGATCAGGGGAGAACTGGATGGTGTGCTCGGGTGGGCGGGGCTGGATTACTTTTAG
- a CDS encoding uncharacterized protein (EggNog:ENOG503P95C; COG:U) produces MNASALLQSQGWLGKGHSLDSHRFGSSSTIPTQSGRNARGLVNPLLISRNTDGRGIGNKTHYTSDQWWLSAFDQKLKGLDTTNSKEGITQTVTEGKLDAVGRVQEGKYTGTKGLYAFFVKGGLLEGTVEVGLLGESKEGTATPDGGSESGGGFSLRQQLAAKRAKREAKKAGMTKEERKARKEKKEAKRLKREEKVRRRKEKEERKREKEERRKRKELKRRRRAEKDKKEK; encoded by the coding sequence ATGAAcgcctccgccctcctccagtCCCAAGGCTGGCTGGGCAAAGGCCACTCCCTCGACTCCCACCGCTTcggttcctcctccactaTCCCAACCCAATCCGGCCGAAATGCCCGCGGCCTGGtgaaccccctcctcatatCCCGTAACACCGACGGCCGCGGCATAGGCAACAAGACGCACTACACCTCTGACCAGTGGTGGCTCTCGGCTTTTGACCAGAAGCTCAAGGGGTTGGACACGACAAACTCGAAGGAGGGTATTACCCAGACTGTCACGGAGGGGAAGCTGGatgcggtggggagggtgcagGAGGGGAAGTATACCGGTACCAAGGGGCTGTATGCGTTTTTTGTgaaggggggtttgttggaggggacggtggaggttgggttgttgggggagagTAAGGAGGGGACTGCGACGCCTGATGGGGGGAGTGagagtggtggggggttttCGTTGAGGCAGCAATTGGCGGCGAAGAGGGCGAAAAgagaggcgaagaaggcggggatgacgaaggaggagaggaaagcaaggaaagagaagaaggaggcgaaGAGGTTAAAACGGGAGGAGAAGGTAAGGAggagaaaggaaaaggaggagaggaaaagggagaaggaggagaggaggaaaaggaaagagttgaagaggaggaggagggcggagaaggatAAGAAGGAGAAATGA
- the THG1 gene encoding tRNA-His guanylyltransferase (EggNog:ENOG503NXAV; COG:H; BUSCO:EOG09264G0H), with product MANSKFEYVKNFEQPDNLLLNTWIVVRIDGRGFTKFSSKYGFEKPNDRRALDLMNAAAQAVMYEIPEITIAYGISDEYSFVFHKSCTLFERRSSKLVTTIVSTFSSYYIHLWSTYFPDTPLSPPLPSFDGRAVCYPSVQNLRDYMSWRQVDCHINNLYNTTFWALIQKGGMGNLEAEELLKGTYAADKNEILFSKFGINYNNEPEIYKKGSVLFRGYELVDPATHNAAAEADSLAEPVQQSKNQTESDKKRRAKARIVIEHLDIIKDEFWDRRPWLLSNKPGKVPKET from the exons ATGGCGAACTCAAA ATTTGAATATGTCAAAAACTTTGAGCAGCCAGACAACTTGCTGCTAAATACATGGATTGTTGTGAGAATCGACGGGAGAGGCTTCACAAA ATTCTCAAGCAAATATGGTTTCGAAAAACCAAACGACAGGCGAGCTCTGGATCTCATGAACGCTGCCGCTCAGGCAGTCATGTATGAGATACCAGAGATCACCATAGCCTACGGAATCAGCGATGAATACAG CTTCGTCTTCCACAAGTCATGCACCCTCTTCGAAAGACGCTCAAG TAAACTCGTCACCACAATCGTATCAACCTTCTCATCCTACTACATCCACCTCTGGTCAACCTACTTCCCCGACACCCCCCTGTCACCCCCCTTACCCAGCTTCGACGGCAGAGCAGTTTGCTACCCCAGCGTGCAGAACCTCCGGGACTACATGAGCTGGAGGCAGGTAGACtgccacatcaacaacctctacAACACCACCTTCTGGGCTCTCATACAAAAAGGTGGCATGGGAAATCTCGAGGCGGAAGAGTTGCTCAAGGGGACGTATGCTGCCGACAAGAACGAGATTTTGTTTTCCAAGTTTGGCATAAACTACAACAACGAGCCGGAGATTTATAAGAAGGGGAGTGTGCTTTTCCGGGGT TACGAGCTGGTAGACCCAGCCACCCACAACGCAGCAGCCGAAGCAGATAGCCTGGCCGAGCCAGTCCAGCAATCCAAGAACCAGACAGAAAGCGACAAAAAGAGGAGGGCCAAGGCCAGGATAGTGATTGAGCACCTTGACATCATCAAGGATGAATTCTGGGACCGGAGGCCCTGGTTGCTATCTAACAAGCCGGGCAAGGTTCCCAAGGAGACCTGA
- the SWD1 gene encoding chromatin binding protein (BUSCO:EOG09262XRU; EggNog:ENOG503NUJP; COG:S), translated as MTVTYVFIMEKKDGIPERLERSSRDTPCAGDLPAGRLAPAEAARDWPPNPCQTGAIEGAAQRVSSASRPLQRPISSFLARTDDGGQQFDIPDFELVKRQRRLDKSKMNLLLSDDYLLQDYPENITNTIRSGHSTCVRFNRKGDYLASGRGDGTVVVWDIETMGVARKLRGHSKQIQSLSWSRCGRYLLSACAGWKAILWDLQDGKKYREVRFRAPVYGAELHPWNHHQFAAALFEAQPVLVDVQDRKDVQHPLPTAPEHDTVKQTTTAMIYTAKGAHLLSGTSKGRLNIIDTTTHQLIYSEKIAERSAVLLLRLTESGKDLLVNSNDGIIRTFHLPDLSAPDLDPDTIQLPLEHKFQDVVNKLRWGHVTFSATGEYVAASAHNNHELYIWERAHGSLVRMLEGPKEESTYLEWHPHRALLVACGAETGRINIWSVTSPQKWSALAPDFVEVEDNVEYIEKEDEFDIHPHEEIQKRRLDQEDEEIDVMGPVGNKTELEQEADNFRVPILFDLGESDSEDEFINVGFGTLRRKSPGEQDDGEGTGGEKAPPKKRGRAKKK; from the exons ATGACTGTTACTTACGTCTTTATCATGGAGAAAAAGGATGGCATTCCAGAACGTCTGGAAAGAAGCTCCAGAGATACCCCGTGTGCCGGGGACTTGCCGGCGGGGCGCTTGGCACCCGCTGAAGCTGCACGGGACTGGCCACCAAACCCCTGTCAAACAGGCGCCATCGAAGGTGCGGCTCAGCGGGTCTCTAGCGCATCGAGACCCTTGCAGCGCCCCATCAGTTCTTTTCTAGCGAGAACCGATGATGGAGGTCAACAATTCGACATTCCAGATTTCGAACTCGTGAAGCGACAACGTCGTCTCGACAAGTCCAAGATGAATCTACTACTTTCCGACGATTACCTGCTTCAAGACTACCCAGAGAACATTACCAACACCATTCGATCGGGTCACTCAACCTGTGTTCGTTTCAATCGCAAGGGTGATTACCTCGCGTCCGGCCGCGGCGATGGAACCGTTGTCGTTTGGGACATTGAGACCATGGGCGTCGCCCGGAAGCTGCGAGGCCATTCTAAGCAAATACAATCGCTAAGCTGGTCGCGGTGCGGTCGATACCTACTGTCGGCCTGTGCTGGTTGGAAGGCCATTCTATGGGATCTCCAAGATGGCAAGAAGTATCGCGAAGTGCGATTCCGAGCGCCAGTCTACGGAGCTGAGCTCCATCCCTGGAACCA TCACCAGTTTGCTGCAGCCTTGTTCGAAGCCCAACCGGTCCTCGTCGATGTCCAAGACCGAAAAGACgttcaacaccctctcccgaCCGCTCCAGAGCACGACACCGTGAAGCAGACCACAACGGCGATGATATATACTGCGAAGGGAGCTCATCTGCTATCCGGCACCAGCAAAGGCCGACTGAATATTATCGACACCACAACCCACCAGCTCATTTACTCCGAGAAGATCGCCGAAAGGAGTGCGGTTCTTCTGTTGAGACTGACCGAATCTGGCAAAGACCTGCTTGTCAATAGCAACGACGGTATCATCCGAACGTTTCACCTGCCAGACCTCTCCGCCCCAGATCTAGATCCTGATACAATACAGTTGCCCCTTGAGCACAAGTTCCAGGACGTCGTCAACAAGCTTCGGTGGGGGCATGTCACATTCAGCGCTACGGGGGAGTATGTAGCTGCCTCAGCTCATAACAACCACGAGCTTTACATCTGGGAGCGAGCACACGGCAGTTTGGTTCGTATGCTTGAGGGGCCGAAGGAGGAGTCGACATATCTAGAATGGCACCCTCATAGGGCCTTGCTCGTAGCTTGTGGCGCGGAGACGGGCAGAATTAACATCTGGTCAGTCACAAGCCCACAGAAATGGTCGGCTCTGGCGCCTGATttcgtcgaggtcgaggacaaCGTTGAGTacatcgagaaggaggacgagttCGACATCCATCCCCACGAAGAGATTCAGAAACGACGGTTGGAtcaggaggatgaggagattgaTGTGATGGGACCGGTGGGGAACAAGACAGAGCTGGAACAGGAGGCTGACAATTTCCGGGTGCCCATCCTCTTTGACCTGGGCGAGTCGGACAGCGAAGATGAGTTCATCAACGTCGGATTCGGGACACTGCGACGGAAGAGTCCGGGAGAGCAAGACGATGGTGAGGGCACTGGTGGTGAAAAGGCGCCCCCGAAAAAGAGAGGGCGAGCTAAGAAGAAGTAG